The following nucleotide sequence is from Solanum dulcamara chromosome 7, daSolDulc1.2, whole genome shotgun sequence.
ATTTGTACATACAAAAGTCTAGTGGTAGGATCATGCAGCCGTTCCAgtaaatgaaatatatacaagtaaccACAACACAGTAAACCATACATATACAGAAATACATTATCCAGTTATCAGTTCATGATCAGTACATAATTTCACAATGTCAATAACAAATGCAACAATCAAAGATGATTCTCTCATGGAATCCATACCCAAAATGTTGGTGTACCGGCGTGGCACATGTTTCAGTATGTACCGGCGTGGTACTCAATCCAATATTCACAATCATAATTACACTCAACAATGAATAGTTCATACACTTGCACAATTAGGTAACAAATTCATTACATCCAATTGATCACAAATAATAGTTTCATTAGGTTCATTCCATCCTTTTCTATTCACAAACATACAGTCAATATTAATGATACAGTTAACGGGCATACATAACACGTATGGGAAagtaaaccatcacctacctcgaaccaAGCCTAAATACTCTTAAGGAACTTGAGTTATTCCTTTTCGGAGTGTcttggcttgttcttggtctaaaacaaataaagaacACAAGCAATCAATGAACAATGGCCTAAATTACCCGGATTACATGAAAATACCCTTGGCCAAGCTCATGATCCTATCGCCCAACTAGCATTTTTCCCACCATTAGATTCAGGCCAAGAACCCTCTTCTAAGATAATTACCGTGGATTTTAGGTTCTAAGAATCATAGGGGAGTATTTAACTTACATTTATCGCGAGAATTGGTGAAAAACTGAAAAGGATAGCCCTAGGACACCCTTTTGCTCTCCAAAAACGAAATTACAGAGAAAATAacgtttttgaatattttaccaGATAAAATTCGCGTCTGGCCCGCCATAGTGGGAGCATTCTGCCATGGCGAAAATAATCCCTCCATGGTAGGTTGCACGGAGATAGAAACTCTGAAATTGAGTGTGAAGCCCCCATTCGCAACAAACCTCAATCTTTGACGTAACTCTTTCACGCCAAGATCAATTACGGGAGTTCTACTCGCCCGAATTCGATTTTGTAAAGCCATACAAGCTCCTTAATGTCTTGGCTATCAATTCAAATGatcaaactcataatttaaTCCCTCATCCATTACCGGATTACATCAGACCTCACATGACTCAGATtttgtccaagtctggcctagactcaaaatttctaagttactacttaaaagttttctggcccaaactCCTCCcccattggcttatccataacaACAGAAACAGATCGTTACACAATGTACAATAACAAGATGGATATAAAAGTTTTGTAATGTTATTAATGGATGGATACTTATGTGAAGCATGAAATAAAGAAAAGTTTTTACCTTCCTAGTAAATATACGGTAACAAGATGAGTGTTGTACTCATTATTTATGTTAGAAATGTTATTTAATGGATATATATTTATGGAGCATGAAATAAGTAAGAAGATTTATACTTGCAAgtaaaacttcaacttcaactttcaacttcTGATCAATCTGATTTCAAATCATACCATGCCGCATGTCCAAAGAAGCCCTAAGCAAAAGATGGGTAATATGGAATGCCCCATTACATTAAAAGTAAATGGTAGATGTAGTACTGCTCGAACTTCAACGTCGCTGTCGTAAAATTACATTGCAACTAACAAAATTACAAGCCTCGACAAATCTGTACATGCAATTCACTTATCTTGGGCGCAGACAGAAAGATGAAGCCTTTACatgaaaaggaaaaatgaaaTTGTACAAGTCTAGTTTCATTAAAACGTGATGCTAAGACAATACAAAGGAGTCTTCAATGGAGTGATGTAAATGACCTGGATCTCATGCTGAGtataaactcaactcaaaaactcaaaagAGCAGTGTCACTGGGAGATCAGTAAGTACAGTTCTGTCCAAGAGCTGCGTATTCCATCTATCATGTCAACAttcaaaaacaaacaaaaatacaTGGCAACGTGTAACTATTGCACATTACAACAGAAAGGCAATGAAAGCTTTCAACAATACACCTATAATGTCTATCATAAAGAAGCTAGTCGAAAACAAATAAGCATCCACGAAAGTCAGTAGATATGCATATTGGAAAAGAAAGAATCACGTCAGAAAGTAGGTTTATCATTCTTAAAATATAGGACCTCAAGTAAAAATCTTATGTCTTTTGCGATTGTATGCCAGAAGGAGCTCCTGAATGTCCATAACCTAATCTACTGGTGGATCATGTTGAACTGGAATCTGGAAAGCTGTTGAGGAATCGTGGATATCACAGGTCCATATCTCTGCAATGAGTTGAGAGAGAATCAATAGAATGataaacatgtatcaagatgGTTTACGAAAATGGTGTGGTTACAGGCACATGAGACTGCCACCAGTCGGGACAACACTGACTGCTAAAGGACTTCTAGGCACTCTACTTGGGAAAATATCTTATGATGCAAAAGAGAAAATTAATGATTATACCTGAACATTGTCGTAAAGTTCAAACAATGGCACTGCAAGAAGCTTCAGATTTTTTGGGACAGCAAAGTACTCTCTTTCAGATAGATGAACAACGAAGAGCTTCTTACACTCCTGCATGGCCCACGATAATAATTAGAAAGAGGAACTGAGGAACTAAGGCTCTACTCAGAATACTATGATGATTTATCTTTGATATTCAGTAATAAATTTAGGGGCGGCAAAATTGCCCATAAAAACATGACCCGTCCAAGTTTGGGCGGGTCATTTATAGGCTCAGCCTTTGACCCACCCAATTCAGCTCATCTAAAAATTGGGCTGACATGTGCTCCAAATAGACCTACGAGAAActgtcaaaatattttcaaagagactttttttgtttgatatgttatatatactcataataAAGGGGAAAAAAGTTAATTAGGTACTTAAAAGATAATCAAAGAACaaacaaagaaataaatatagagaaagaattggggggggggggggttatgaCCCGGTTTTAGCCCATTTTAGCCCAACCTATTTCAGCCCAAGTAACTTTTGGGCAGGTCAATTAACTCAAATCATTTTGACCCACCCAAATTCAGCCCAACCCACCCATGTGACACCCCTTATTAATCATAATATGAAGATTAAACACCCAATGCTTGGGGGTTTTGCCCTTCAATCATGCATGGTTGCATGTTCAAATATAAGTAGGGACTTGAATTCCTTCGTATTCTGAAAAATGGATATCTGTTTTCTTCTCTAACTCCAAACCAACCAACCCCCACCCTCTTTCCccgaaaaaaaaagagaagaaatcaGGCATCTTAGGAAAACATTTATAACACTCTACCTTGGGTTTTGTTATGTGTGGAGGGCAGTATGGATACATTATAGTTTCAAAATTTGGCCTCCACCAGATGGCCACACACTCACCTACCTGCATTGATAGAAGCAAGATCATAGCAAAAGGCATTAACTAATATTACAAGAGAGGAGAAATAGATAAAACACTTGAATGACTATCAATGGCTTGATAAGCAGAACCTTATAGGAGCTATCAAAGCTTGTAAAGAGATTaataagaatttaaaaaaagaattccCTTGCATAATGCACTTAGTCACTTACAGAGGACAATCTTTTTCAGACAAAACAGGTCAGCAACAACGGGACCACCTATTCTCcatagaaaaaaacaaaaaaaatagtacACGAGGAATCCCCAAGGGACAACTACCGTATGGTTTGAAACTCAGTAAATTATGCCCTGCCCATCTACGCTTCTCCACTTACATACCAGGTTTTTGCATGCGGCAGAGTTCGAACTCATGACATAGGCCTAACCCACATATCATGTGTTGCACTCTTGCCACTAAAAGTCCTGAGTGCCCTTCACCCCACCCTTTTTGCTCGTTTATCTTCCTCCCACATAGAATAGTGGGAGGAGACTTCCCGATCATGATGGGaatgcatcaaggatcagctcttatcCCGTtcttatttgccttggtgatgaatGACCTGACACGACATATCCGAGGGGAGGTGtcatggtgtatgttatttgcaaATAACATAGTATTGATTGACGAGACACGCGGCGAAGTTAATGATAAactggaggtttggagacaaactcaGGAGTCCTTAAGGAGTTTAGGTTGAGCAAGAGTAAAACAAAAAATTTGGAATGCAAGTTTAGTGACATGACTCATGAAGCAGATGCGGAAATGAGGATTGATACACAAGTCATCCCCAACAAAGACAATCTCAAGTATCTTTGGTCAATAATCCAAGGAAAAGGGATTGATGATGATGCTACACATTGCATTGGAGTGGGgtagatgaaatggaggctagcATTTGATGTGTTGTGGGATTAAGAATGTTCCACCacaacttaaaggtaagttttatagagtggtggttagactaACTATGTTGTATGGAGCgaagtgttggccaatcaagaactCGCATGTCGAGATGATGAGAGTAGCAGAAATGAGGATGCTGGGATGattgtgtgggcatactaggagagaTATGATAAGAACGAGGATTTaggacaaggtgggagtggcctctGGTGGACAAGAGGGAAGTGAGACTGAGGTGTTTGAGCATGTGAAGAAGAGATGCTCTGATGATTCGGCGAGAAGGTGTAAGGTGTAAGAAGGTTGGCTATGGTGGATATGAAGAGAGGTAGAAGTAGGCTGAAGAAATATTAGGgaaaggtgattagacatgacatggctCGCCtgcagcttaccgaggacatgaccttagataagaggATATGCAGGTCAAGAATCAGGGCAGAAGGCTAATAGGTAGTCGATCATTATCTAGTTTTTCTTACCCTTGTACTATTACtacttttcttttatcttatacTATGATTCTATAGTACCACTTGTTGTTTTCCTTTGCTTCAATTGTCATATTATTTGTTGTCACTACTGTTTTGTTCTCTATTAATTTATCATGGTTTCTTCACTACTATATGTCCTTTTCATCATCTGCTTAGAACAATTTTtccttgagccaagggtcttttgaaaacaatctctctatcttCACAAGGTAGGATCGGTCTGCGTACACACCACCcgtccccagaccccacgtggGATTAGagtggatatgttgttgtatcTTCCTCCCACACAAAAGAAAAGACACTACCAAAAGGCGTAACGCTTATAAGCATACCTGCCAATTTGGCTGAAGGCCAGGAGAATTAGCTGCAAGTTTACTAGAGAGTTTCCTTTTCAAACCCTCAATTTCTGCACATGTAAAAATGGAAAACAGAAACGCTAGTATCCCATGTCAAAGCTTGGCAAAAAATTTATGAAATCCAGTTAAAATCAGAAACGAAACATACCGTTCTCTCCTGGTTTCAAGCGTCCACCTGGAAGTTTGCAGAATGTGTTCCCAATTTGCAAAAGAAGAATGTGAGGATGATTGTGTTCTTGTACCTGTGAATTCAAACCAGAGGAATTGCACATCATCCTAATTTACTCCATAGAATCGAACTCTAAAATTACAAAACCAaccttatttttatgaagtaAGAATGTTATTAACAAAAGGGCATTAAGTAGCCCGCATACAAAAAGTATACAAAAAGTAGAAAATCTTACACAAATACATGATTTCCTATGAAAGCTGCCCAATCATCTATACAATCAACTTCTAACTAATCGACTTGACGTTTGTGCCAAAATTAAGTCAATTAACAGGTATAAATCGCCTCTAGTATGAAAATAGAATTTGGTATCTTTTGAAACAAGTGAAAGAAGAAACAACCAACAGATGATCTTAAGTGGACGAGTACTCCTCCTTTTACAACTATAAACAGTTCGAAATAAAGTTGAAACTTAAGTTGCTTGAGacctattatttttttctcccattGAGAGAGCTTGATAGTCATTGACCAACTAGCTAAAAACAAAGTTGTAAGGAAGCAGGGATAAAGCTGACTGTTGAGGTGGGTGGTAGCTGGAATGTGATTGCGAAAACAGATTATAAAGCTCTAGTTGAAGAAGAAAACATAAGCACATATGTAGTAAGGTAATGGAAATTAGCGAGTAGCTTAAGACCAATTAATCATAACTCTATAAACCAAAGTTGCTGCGGAAAAAGATCTCCCTTAATATTAACATAACCATTTTTTTGGTAACgtttaaaagaaaattgataACCGTCCACGGGATACCTGCCCCCTCCCCTTTATATTCACATagcctttttttttataaggttTAATATTAACATAGCCGTTACATAGCTTTTCTCTGTTTCAACAATTGACATATGTTAAAAGTTAAATCAGTTTCCCATTGCACATCTTTTGATCAGAATTAAGAGCTCAATATTCAGGCTGAACTAGGACATTTTTTAGTAACAACCTCATGAGATTCTTATTCAAGACATATAAGTTTCTGTTGTAAGAAAAGAGAGCATTTGTTCTCTTCAACGCTCTCTTCTTCTTGTAGTTGAGATCTTTCTTCTCGTCCTGCTcatctttttttgagtttttccaTTACTAGCTTCTTAATGTTTAAATCCTAATTCCACGAAATTTTTTCATTTGCAAGCACCCTGACCCAGGACTAAATTTGAATATAATCCAATATCCCCTAAAGTGAACAGATCGCCAGCAATTTTAGAAGTTCTAGCTACAAATTGTAATCGACCTAAAATTAAACGTCTAGTACCTAACATTTCGTACATCTGAAACCAGGAACTGTAACACTACATAGAAAttctattttcctttcttttttacagATAAGGAACACTATATGGAGTAGTATTCTATGTAACTTCCCTCTTATTATAAACATTTTCAGTAAATAGCTACAGATGATGAAGCAGCAAGCTATATAAGACATTAAATGGAAGCCAGCTCAATGAATGAAGTGCCATCTATTAATGGCTATAATCACTAAGAGAGATTAAGAAACAAAGGTCAATGTCCAGTAACCACTCTCCAATCCACTGAACAATGCAGAAGAACTCCTAGTGAAGCCCTATGATTCTTCTTCTCCCCATTAGCTCGTACAAAAACCAGTTTTCCTAAAAAGATCACTTTTTCCCCAATTGAATTAAACTCGTTGAGAAAGTTATATTGCTTCACTATTTACTTAACCTCTCTCCCGAAAGAACTTCTCAAGTACCTCCAAGTCCACTTAATATGATACTTGGCATTTAGGGAGTCAAACATCTTTGTCTTAGACTAAACTTTTTCGTGCATTGTCTAATTTTCAATTATATAAAGTTGTAACCTAGACtaacttttaatataatttcttaatttctAAATTTTGTTTCAATAAGATTAAGAAATGGATGTTTGAATTGAAACTGAAAATTAGAAAGTTTGGTCCTGGTGCTCTAGAAACCACCACCACCCCCCCGGCCCAGATTGGAAGATGGCAAATAAaacgagagagagagagaggtctACTGAAATCAGTCTACTTCCCTTTAGCATGGTTATGTGTATAAAGATGCCAAGAGAACCTGAAGATCTGGAAAGCTACTATCCAGAAAACGAATTCTTATGATTGGTAGTTTTAGTTTGTTTTATTTGAAACTGGTAACTTTGATTGGTAGTTGTACTGATGTGATGAAAGTAACTATTCATGGATAAATACATGTAAAGATTTCTCCTATAACACAGGAAACTGATCTGAAAGTACATGATCTTTTCCAAAAAAAAGGAGCTACAAAAATGGCAGCTAATGGAAATGaagaaatattataaaacagAATGGAAATTTAGTTCCCATTCTGACTCTTGTTTTCTTAGTCAAAGAAAATCTTAGATAGATAATGGAAGAATCATATACTTCCAATACGGATATTTCCTTCGACATAAATCTCAAAAACCTTATCCAAACAATTGCATACAGAAGTTATGCAAGAGTGTTGAGAATGCTGAACGCTCCCTTTTTCTACAAGTGATGACAAGTTGACAACCATATGTCATGTCGGAGAAAAAAATTAGACTAAACTAAGACTAAAGATCTTAATATCAACTAAACTAAAAGCACAATCACTGCATCAAAGCCACTATTTGAATCAAGCAAATGTGGAGCTCATTTGTTGCAGCTTAATGACAGCTAATGAGTTTCTAGCAACTAGATGTGGcaaaaactaacaaaaataGTAACCATCTAGGGCAATAACTGAACAAAGGTAAGCATGTGTAGATATTAAccataaaatgatcattttccttAGATGGAAATAGGAACATAATATAAGTTGAGATATAGAATGCAAAAGCTTACCAAGAGAATTCCTTCGACGCTAGTCCTCATGCCCTCCTTCAAGTAGCTGCAAATCACGTCATAAACAAAGTTCGTTAAATTCCAAAAAGAGAAGAAACGTTTTTGTAGCTGCTTAAGGATAATAATCGAACTACTAGAAGCGGCCAGTGTGATCCAGTTTCGTAAGAGTTTTACCTAGGGTTTAAGGATTTTTGATCTACTTACCTGGAAAAATCTATCAGAAtttcaattatgaaaaaaaaaagaaactataCTTGACTTTCATACGAGCAAGGCGATCAGCGACGGAGGTGTCCTTCTCCATTTTGGGCTCCTTAGTACCAAATGTATAGCTGGAGAGCGGGTATGTGTTGACAACCGAAGACGTTAccattttctttctcttttccgTGATTCGCTATGCAAATGACGAGGTTTTTATGCTACTTTCGTCTCCGGAATTAAATGTCGCCAACGGGAGGACTGAGGTTCGGAATGCCCCCTTGCCGTTGATGGGATGGTTCTGGACTAAAGACGAAATTGCTTAGATTGTGGAACTGTCCACCGGGCCTTCACTGGATCCGAACCGGCTATTCTGGGAGCCTATTTGGACTGGCTTTCCATTTTTACTTATAAGTCAACAACAACACAACATATATTCagtgaaatttcacaaatagAATTTGAAGAGGATAGAGTGTATGCAGATCTTATTGTTATTTCATTAAAATAGAGAaattgttttcgaaagacttTCGGCTCAAAAATATCAATCCCAAGAAAGAGAGaacaacaatatatataaatatcatagtgGCTAAAACGAAAAGAAATGCAAATTATATAAGGAAAGAATAATACCAATagcaaaataatgtgataatcaaagggCAATAACAATACAACTATAATGGCACGCCTAGACCTAAGACCAACCCTAAACCGTCACAGGGCAAGACAACATTCTacccctactagccttctaccatAATACGCGAtctccactcctttctatctaaaGTCGTGTACTCGGTGATATGAAGTTGCGTCATATTCTGTCTAATCActtctctcc
It contains:
- the LOC129895601 gene encoding pre-mRNA cleavage factor Im 25 kDa subunit 2, producing MVTSSVVNTYPLSSYTFGTKEPKMEKDTSVADRLARMKVNYLKEGMRTSVEGILLVQEHNHPHILLLQIGNTFCKLPGGRLKPGENEIEGLKRKLSSKLAANSPGLQPNWQVGECVAIWWRPNFETIMYPYCPPHITKPKECKKLFVVHLSEREYFAVPKNLKLLAVPLFELYDNVQRYGPVISTIPQQLSRFQFNMIHQ